The Mustela lutreola isolate mMusLut2 chromosome 3, mMusLut2.pri, whole genome shotgun sequence genome includes a region encoding these proteins:
- the LOC131827734 gene encoding putative ALMS1-like protein, translating to MHSHGALAGPGREPPRLFVRVTLQESLQFHRPDFISHSGERIKRLKLRVQERKLQKMLQRKREALVNAVRERQGRDPAHPLLKRGFLDVRKNKPIGKKEMIQRSKRIYEPLPEVQRKRDEEKRRLEYKSDRLRAQLFKKKVNNQLLGRKVPRNRYEISSP from the coding sequence ATGCACAGCCATGGGGCACTAGCAGGCCCAGGCAGAGAGCCACCAAGGCTGTTTGTGAGAGTCACTCTACAGGAATCCCTTCAGTTTCACAGACCTGACTTCATCTCCCACTCTGGGGAGCGGATAAAGCGTCTGAAACTGAGAGTCCAggagaggaagctgcagaagatgTTGCAGAGAAAGCGGGAGGCCCTGGTCAACGCTGTGAGAGAACGGCAGGGCCGGGACCCTGCGCACCCGCTTCTGAAAAGAGGCTTCCTGGATGTCCGAAAGAACAAGCCtattgggaagaaagaaatgattcaGAGGTCTAAACGGATTTATGAGCCGCTTCCAGaagttcagagaaagagagacgagGAGAAGAGGAGATTGGAATACAAGTCGGACCGGCTGCGAGCTCAGCTTTTcaagaagaaagtgaacaatCAACTCTTGGGGAGAAAAGTTCCCCGGAACCGATATGAGATATCGAGTCCTTAG